In one Rutidosis leptorrhynchoides isolate AG116_Rl617_1_P2 chromosome 8, CSIRO_AGI_Rlap_v1, whole genome shotgun sequence genomic region, the following are encoded:
- the LOC139863249 gene encoding uncharacterized protein, whose amino-acid sequence MNSRKPISYLLVNFTHIITFLFSGFIIIFLVTATISASDGNETDHMALLSFKKMITRDPYGVLNSWNTSFHFCDWSGVSCGKRHRRVTALQLISQGLEGSLSPHVGNLSFLRQIVLQNNSFQGTIPQDLGRLSRLRALVLEQNQFDGFIPTNLSGCSNLETLLLGTNQLVGSIPMEVSLLSKLMFVAFNENNLTGGVPSFLGNITSMRNFSVTSNPLGGNIPNTLGRLKSLRLFRAGECKLDGMIPRSLYNLSFLTTLFLARNQLSGTIPPDIGVTLPNLVFLQLWDNQLSGYLPPSISNCSKLRFLEIGYNSFIGKLTIDFGKLSDISLIALGNTNLHGRSEAGEMKFIDSLRSCSKLKTLYLFNCKFEGALPGSIGNLSDQIENLDVGGNKLSGNIPLGISNLVGLTTLVLSENLFTGNIPSVISNLQNLLLLSLFQNQLSGSIPASIGNLSMLDTLYLDTNILEGHIPSSLGNCRQLSELFLYNNKLNGSIPKEILQLSSLTLTLSLSDNNLTGSVPVEVGDLKMLNTLDLSDNRLSGNIPTSLGGCTSLTLLSLKGNLFQGMIPSSLSSLRGLEKLDLSYNNLSGEIPQFFERFSLQYLNLSFNDFEGEVPVVGVFANSSAFSILGNSRLCGGLVELGLPKCNKTKTKKHNEKKFPLFVIFILIAGALVTVLGFMYAFCKKKSRDLVFESSSSMDGRFLKVSYSQLLKATNGFSEANLIGKGGFSSVYKGTLGEDDKLVAVKVLHLQNRGAERSFIAECEVLRSIRHRNLLKIITSCSSVDFQGNDFKALIYEFMPNGSLHDWVHSSESNESRLNLVQRINILINVASALDYLHNHSITRIVHGDLKPSNILLDEDMVAHVGDFGLARFVGTNSNVNSSSAVKGTVGYAPPVAEYGLGNEMTSSGDIYSYGILLLEVMTGKKPTDNTFKEGVSLHNFAYMALPDHVNDIIDGELLNFHHEDSVDVKSKPSNAKIIEECMALTLKIGVSCSLESPSQRMNIENVVHELQHILDTVQGI is encoded by the exons ATGAACTCAAGGAAACCAATATCTTACTTACTAGTAAATTTCACTCATATTATTACTTTCCTGTTTTCTggttttattattatatttcttgtgaCTGCCACCATCTCGGCTTCAGATGGAAACGAGACCGATCACATGGCGTTGTTATCGTTCAAGAAGATGATCACACGAGATCCGTATGGAGTTTTAAACTCATGGAACACCTCTTTCCATTTCTGTGATTGGAGTGGTGTTTCATGTGGAAAACGACATAGAAGAGTGACTGCTCTACAACTAATTTCGCAAGGTCTAGAAGGTTCTTTGTCTCCTCATGTAGGAAACCTTAGTTTCCTTCGTCAAATTGTACTTCAAAACAACAGCTTTCAAGGAACCATCCCTCAAGACCTGGGTCGTTTATCCAGACTACGCGCCCTTGTTCTCGAGCAAAACCAATTTGACGGATTTATTCCAACTAACTTGTCTGGTTGTTCCAATCTTGAAACACTTTTACTTGGTACAAACCAGCTAGTTGGAAGCATACCTATGGAGGTTAGTTTGCTCTCGAAACTAATGTTTGTTGCATTTAACGAAAATAACTTAACAGGTGGAGTCCCATCTTTCTTGGGGAATATCACATCGATGCGAAATTTCTCAGTTACATCAAATCCTTTGGGTGGGAATATTCCCAACACGTTAGGCAGATTAAAAAGTTTAAGACTTTTTAGGGCTGGAGAGTGTAAACTTGATGGAATGATCCCTCGTTCCCTTTATAACCTCTCGTTTCTAACTACTTTGTTCTTGGCTAGGAATCAACTTAGCGGTACTATTCCACCCGACATTGGTGTAACACTCCCAAATCTTGTTTTCCTTCAATTATGGGACAACCAACTCAGTGGATATCTTCCTCCCTCGATATCTAATTGTTCCAAGTTAAGATTTCTTGAAATCGGTTACAATAGTTTCATAGGGAAGTTGACTATTGACTTTGGAAAATTAAGTGATATTTCTTTAATAGCCTTAGGTAATACCAATCTCCATGGACGATCAGAAGCTGGTGAAATGAAGTTTATCGACTCCTTGAGAAGCTGCAGTAAATTAAAGACATTATATCTTTTTAATTGTAAGTTTGAAGGAGCTCTTCCGGGATCAATCGGTAATCTTTCGGATCAAATTGAAAACTTAGATGTAGGAGGGAATAAGTTATCTGGAAACATCCCTTTGGGGATAAGTAATCTGGTTGGATTAACCACTTTAGTATTATCCGAGAATCTGTTCACAGGAAATATACCTTCTGTTATTAGTAACCTTCAAAATCTACTATTGCTTAGTCTATTTCAGAACCAACTTTCAGGATCGATCCCTGCTTCTATAGGAAACCTATCGATGTTAGATACTTTGTATTTAGATACCAACATACTCGAAGGCCATATTCCATCAAGCTTGGGGAACTGTCGTCAATTATCAGAATTATTTCTTTATAACAACAAACTTAATGGCAGCATACCTAAAGAAATTTTACAACTTTCATCATTAACCCTAACATTAAGTCTTTCTGATAACAATTTGACTGGTTCAGTTCCAGTTGAGGTTGGAGACCTCAAGATGTTGAATACTTTGGATTTATCTGATAATCGTCTTTCGGGTAACATACCTACTAGCCTTGGTGGTTGCACTAGCCTTACATTGTTGTCCCTAAAGGGAAACTTATTTCAAGGCATGATACCATCATCGTTAAGTTCTCTGAGAGGACTCGAAAAGCTTGATCTTTCTTACAATAATTTATCAGGCGAAATCCCACAGTTCTTTGAACGGTTCTCGTTACAATATTTGAACCTATCCTTTAATGATTTTGAGGGTGAAGTACCGGTAGTAGGAGTGTTTGCTAATTCAAGTGCGTTCTCAATTTTGGGTAATAGTAGGCTTTGTGGTGGCTTAGTTGAACTCGGGTTACCCAAATGTAACAAGACGAAAACGAAGAAACATAACGAGAAAAAGTTTCCTCTTTTTGTGATATTCATTTTGATTGCGGGTGCACTCGTCACCGTATTAGGTTTTATGTATGCTTTCTGTAAAAAGAAAAGTAGGGACCTAGTGTTTGAATCATCATCATCGATGGATGGGCGATTCTTAAAAGTTTCATACAGCCAACTTCTGAAAGCTACCAATGGCTTCTCTGAAGCCAATTTAATTGGCAAGGGTGGGTTTAGTTCTGTTTATAAAGGAACACTTGGTGAAGATGACAAATTGGTTGCGGTCAAAGTATTGCATCTTCAAAACCGAGGAGCTGAGAGAAGCTTCATAGCGGAGTGTGAAGTATTGCGGAGTATTAGACATCGCAATTTGTTAAAGATAATAACCTCATGTTCAAGTGTTGACTTTCAAGGCAATGATTTTAAAGCATTGATTTATGAGTTCATGCCCAATGGAAGTTTACATGATTGGGTGCATTCAAGTGAAAGTAATGAATCTAGACTCAACCTTGTTCAAAGAATAAATATTCTCATCAATGTCGCAAGCGCACTTGATTATCTTCACAATCACTCCATAACAAGAATTGTTCATGGTGACTTGAAGCCAAGCAACATTTTACTTGACGAAGATATGGTGGCCCATGTTGGAGATTTTGGTTTAGCTCGATTTGTTGGAACAAATTCAAACGTAAACAGCTCATCTGCCGTTAAAGGAACAGTTGGTTATGCACCTCCAG TTGCAGAGTATGGCCTTGGGAATGAGATGACAAGTAGTGGGGATATCTATAGTTATGGAATATTATTATTAGAGGTGATGACCGGGAAAAAGCCGACAGATAACACATTTAAGGAAGGTGTTAGCCTTCATAACTTTGCATACATGGCTTTACCAGATCATGTAAATGATATTATCGATGGAGAACTTCTAAATTTTCATCACGAGGATTCTGTTGATGTGAAAAGTAAGCCTTCAAATGCGAAGATTATAGAGGAATGTATGGCTTTAACTCTGAAGATTGGAGTATCATGCTCTTTAGAATCGCCATCTCAAAGGATGAATATCGAAAATGTTGTTCATGAGTTGCAACATATTCTAGATACAGTTCAAGGCATTTGA